From the Anaeromyxobacter dehalogenans 2CP-1 genome, the window GAACGTGGCGGTGCTGTCGGCGGACAAGCACAAGGTCCTCGCCATCCCCGCCACCGCGGTGATGTTCGCCCCCTACGGCGACTCGGTCTACGTGATCGAGCAGAAGAAGGACGCGAACGGCAAGCCGACGCTGGTGGCCCGCCAGCAGTTCGTCCGCACCGGCGAGCGGCGCGGCGACCTGGTGGCGGTGCTGGACGGTCTCAAGGGCGGGGAGACCGTGGTCAGCAGCGGCGTCTTCAAGCTGCGCAACGGCGCCGCGGTGGCGGTGAACGACTCGCTGGCGCCGCGCGCGCAGCTCGCGCCGAAGCCGACGGAGAACTGAGATGAAGCTCACCGACCTGTTCGTCCGGCGCCCGGTCATCGCGGTCGTCGTCAACCTCGTCATCGTCATCGCGGGCCTGCAGGCCATCCGCACGCTGAACGTGCGGCAGTACCCGCGCAGCGAGAACGCGCAGATCACCGTCACCACCACCTACGTGGGCGCGAACGCCGAGCTGGTGCGCGGCTTCATCACCACGCCGCTCGAGCGCGTCATCGCCTCCGCGGACGGCATCGACTACCTGGAGTCGGAGAGCAAGCAGAACGTCTCGATCATCCGGGCGCGCCTGCGGCTGAACTACGACTCGAACCGCGCCCTGGCGGAGATCGGCTCCAAGATCGACCAGGTGCGCGGCGACCTGCCGCCCGAGGCGGAGGTCCCGGTGGTCGGCATCGAGACCGCCGACAGCCAGTTCGCCTCCGCGTACCTGAGCTTCTCGTCCAGGTTCCTGAAGCAGAACGAGATCACCGACTACCTGGTCCGCGTGGTGCAGCCGCGCCTCTCGTCCATCGAGGGCGTGCAGCGGGCCGACATCCTCGGCGCCCGCACCTTCGCGATGCGCGTCTGGCTGCGGCCGGACCGCATGGCCGCGCTCAACGTCAGCCCGGCGCAGGTGCGGGAGGCGCTCGCCCGCAACAACTACCAGGCGGCGGTCGGGCAGACGAAGGGCTCGCTGGTCCAGGTGAATCTCACCGCCAACACCGACCTCCGCTCGGTGCGCGAGTTCCAGCAGATGGTGGTGCGCGAGCGCGACGGCGCCACCGTCCGGCTGGGCGACGTGGCCGACGTGGCGCTCGGGGCGGAGGACTACGACGCCGAGGTGAACTTCACCGGCGAGACCGCGGTGTTCGTCGGCATCTGGGCGCTGCCCGACGCGAACTCGCTCGACGTGATCAAGCGCGTGCGCACCGAGATGGGCGCGATGCAGACGCAGATCCCCGAGCAGATCAGGGCGGTGGTGGCGTACGACGCGACCGCCTACATCCAGGACGCCATCAAGGACGTCGAGCACACGCTGGCCGAGACGCTGGTCATCGTGGTGATCGTCATCTTCCTGTTCCTCGGCTCGCTCCGCTCGGTGCTGGTGCCGGTGGTGGCCATCCCGGTGTCGCTCGTCGGCGCGGTGTTCCTGATGCAGGCGTTCGGGTTCACCCTGAACCTGCTCACGCTGCTCGCGATCGTGCTCTCGGTCGGCCTGGTGGTGGACGACGCCATCGTGGTGGTCGAGAACGTGGAGCGCCACCTGCGCGAGGGGAAGACGCGGATGGAGGCGGCGCTGGCCGGCGTCCGGGAGCTGGTCGGCCCGGTGATCGCCATGACCATCACGCTCGCGGCGGTGTACACGCCCATCGCGTTCCAGGGCGGCCTGACCGGCTCGCTGTTCCGCGAGTTCGCGCTCACGCTGGCCGGCGCGGTGACCATCTCCGGCGTGGTCGCGCTCACGCTCTCGCCCATGATGTCCGCGCACCTGCTGCGCGAGGGCGGCGAGGCGAAGGGCCTGGCCCGCCTGCTGGAGCGCGGCTTCGAGCGGGTGCGCGACGTCTACGCGCGCCACCTGGAGAAGTCGCTGCAGGCGCGCGGCGCCATCTACGCCGCCTGGGTCGCCATCATCCTGCTGGTCGGGGCCATGTTCACCATGGCGCCCCGCGAGCTCGCGCCCACCGAGGACCAGGGCGTGGTGATGGGGATCGTGAACACCCCGTCGAACTCCACGCTCGAGCAGCTCGTGCCGAACACCAAGGCCGTGAACCGCTCGCTCATGGAGATGCCGGAGGCCGGGTTCACGTTCCAGATCACCCAGCCCACCGGCGGCTTCTGGGGCGTCGGGCTGAAGCCCTGGACCGAGCGCAGCCGGACGGCGGCCGAGGTGCTGCACGAGGTGCAGGGGCGCCTCGCGGTCATTCCCGGCATCCAGACGTTCGCGATCCTCCCCCCGGCGCTGCCCGGCGGCGGGAACTTCCCGGTGGAGATCGTCCTCGCCTCCACCGCCGACACCCAGGAGATCCTCGGGTTCGCGCAGCAGCTCCAGGAGAAGGCGGCGAAGAGCGGCATCTTCGCGTTCCCGCCGCTCATCGACGTCAAGATCGACCAGCCGTCCTCGGAGATCGAGCTCGATCGCGAGAAGGTGGCGGAGCTCGGCCTCGACCTGCGCACCGTCGGCCAGGACCTGGGCTCCGCGGTGGGCGGGAACTACGTGAACCGCTTCAACGTGGGCGGCCGCAGCTACAAGGTGATCCCGCAGCTGCTGCGCTCGGAGCGGCTCAACCCCGAGCAGCTCGAGGACATCCACGTCACCGGGCCGGACGGGCGGCTCATCCCGCTCGCGTCCATCGCGCGGATCCGCGACCAGGTGACGCCGCGCTCGCTGAACCGCTTCCAGCAGCTCAACGCGGTGAAGCTGAGCGGCGTCGCCATCCGCCCGCTCGACGAGGCGCTCACGTACCTGGAGGACGAGGCCGGGAAGATCCTGCCCGCCGGGTACGTG encodes:
- a CDS encoding efflux RND transporter permease subunit, which gives rise to MKLTDLFVRRPVIAVVVNLVIVIAGLQAIRTLNVRQYPRSENAQITVTTTYVGANAELVRGFITTPLERVIASADGIDYLESESKQNVSIIRARLRLNYDSNRALAEIGSKIDQVRGDLPPEAEVPVVGIETADSQFASAYLSFSSRFLKQNEITDYLVRVVQPRLSSIEGVQRADILGARTFAMRVWLRPDRMAALNVSPAQVREALARNNYQAAVGQTKGSLVQVNLTANTDLRSVREFQQMVVRERDGATVRLGDVADVALGAEDYDAEVNFTGETAVFVGIWALPDANSLDVIKRVRTEMGAMQTQIPEQIRAVVAYDATAYIQDAIKDVEHTLAETLVIVVIVIFLFLGSLRSVLVPVVAIPVSLVGAVFLMQAFGFTLNLLTLLAIVLSVGLVVDDAIVVVENVERHLREGKTRMEAALAGVRELVGPVIAMTITLAAVYTPIAFQGGLTGSLFREFALTLAGAVTISGVVALTLSPMMSAHLLREGGEAKGLARLLERGFERVRDVYARHLEKSLQARGAIYAAWVAIILLVGAMFTMAPRELAPTEDQGVVMGIVNTPSNSTLEQLVPNTKAVNRSLMEMPEAGFTFQITQPTGGFWGVGLKPWTERSRTAAEVLHEVQGRLAVIPGIQTFAILPPALPGGGNFPVEIVLASTADTQEILGFAQQLQEKAAKSGIFAFPPLIDVKIDQPSSEIELDREKVAELGLDLRTVGQDLGSAVGGNYVNRFNVGGRSYKVIPQLLRSERLNPEQLEDIHVTGPDGRLIPLASIARIRDQVTPRSLNRFQQLNAVKLSGVAIRPLDEALTYLEDEAGKILPAGYVIDYTGESRQLRTEGNKFLPAFLLAIVLIFLVLAAQFNSFRDPLVILAGSVPLGMFGALALVFLKMPNPQMPFFTDGWTTTLNVYSQVGLVTLVGLVAKNGILIVEFANKLQEQGLSKVEAVRQAAVTRLRPILMTTFATVFGHLPLTYVTGPGAHARNSIGLVLVAGMTVGTAFTLLFLPSIYVLIARDHRKEALAARPVELEAPVNVPLHPQLPSGTEP